One stretch of Ostrinia nubilalis chromosome 11, ilOstNubi1.1, whole genome shotgun sequence DNA includes these proteins:
- the LOC135075961 gene encoding WD and tetratricopeptide repeats protein 1, with amino-acid sequence MGRREEPAWKRGIVGLSMARERGDIQKQFQHRLTVTRDTIERLGHEATLHGHMGCVNCLEWNKDGSVLASASDDLHIILWDPYRHKKIHKITTGHTGNIFSVKFLTPDILATCAADGMVRARSVSTGTSLLECSCHCGRVKRLATSPENPSISWSAGEDGLILSLLECSCHCGRVKRLATSPENPSISWSAGEDGLILQHDMRLPHRCNADSSNVLVNLLNHMGRYAEAKCVAVNPRRAYQLAVGANDFYVRLYDTRMIKLARLQVSENCQGGGSSSRMMWERQNVRCARAGAGDPDNNVPRAAVHYFAPGHLTMETGEQPFPKKATTYVAFSHDGNELLVNLGSEQVYLYDINSARRPMLVESFIIQHNHGVRDRPRNGHARAATPHATPQAGPASDPPMPDRVKHLKELYAPRPAMPHDHGIRDRPRNGHARAATPHATPQAGPASDPPMPDRVKHLKELVSCFMTLKAKDQATPHAPSMPHATPQAGPASDPPMPDRVKHLKELYAPRPAMPHDHGIRDRPRNGHARAATPHATPQAGPASDPPMPDRVKHLKELYAPRTSMPHNHGVRDRPRNGHARAATPHATPQAGPASDPPMPDRVKHLKELYAPRPAMPHNYGVRDRPRNGHARAATPHATPQAGPASDPPMPDRVKHLKELANDHVKNADYEAAIQLYNRAIADCPRCAVLYSNRAAALMRRGWSGDIYAAIQDCYRAIKLDPGHVKSHFRLAKGLMDMKRAREAHECLLYFKDKFPRHSGSHAVFLLQKDINVALEGMEQPHPDEVPEANTKNSGETDESHNTSVLERQLRASALDYSQRFLGHCNTTTDIKEASFLGPNAEYIAAGSDDGCLFIWCRRSGNIVRVLRGDESIVNCVQLHPACFLLATSGIEAAVRLWSPQPEDGNEESRVVEDTLGAAYANQRRMRSDPFEAMLLNISFAGNPDRELQAQACRPS; translated from the exons ATGGGTCGACGAGAGGAGCCCGCCTGGAAGAGGGGGATAGTGGGGCTGTCCATGGCCCGCGAGCGCGGCGACATCCAGAAACAGTTCCAGCATCGATTGACGGTGACACGGGACACCATCGAGAGACTGGGCCATGAAGCTACGCTTCACGGGCATATGGGCTGCGTGAACTGCCTCGAGTGGAATAAGGACGGATC TGTGCTGGCTTCGGCATCTGACGATCTCCACATCATTTTGTGGGACCCCTACCGCCACAAAAAGATTCACAAAATCACTACAGGACACACTGGCAACATTTTTTCAGTGAAG TTCCTAACTCCAGACATCCTAGCAACATGCGCGGCGGACGGAATGGTGCGCGCACGCAGCGTGTCCACTGGGACATCTCTGCTGGAGTGCTCCTGCCACTGTGGCCGCGTCAAGCGCCTGGCCACCTCGCCAGAGAACCCTAGTATCTCCTGGTCGGCCGGGGAGGACGGGCTCATCCT ATCTCTGCTGGAGTGTTCCTGCCACTGCGGCCGCGTCAAGCGCCTGGCCACCTCGCCAGAGAACCCTAGTATCTCTTGGTCGGCTGGGGAGGACGGGCTCATCCT GCAACACGACATGCGCCTGCCGCATCGATGCAACGCAGACTCCAGCAACGTGCTGGTCAACCTTTTGAACCACATGGGCCGCTACGCCGAGGCCAAGTGCGTGGCGGTCAACCCCCGCCGCGCTTACCAGCTGGCTGTGGGGGCCAATGACTTCTACGTGCGACTGTATGATACACGGATGATTAAGTTGGCCCGGCTGCAGGTTAGCGAG AACTGCCAGGGCGGCGGGTCGTCGTCGCGCATGATGTGGGAGCGTCAGAACGtgcgctgcgcgcgcgccggcgccggcgaCCCCGACAACAACGTGCCGCGCGCCGCCGTGCACTACTTCGCGCCCG GTCACCTAACGATGGAAACTGGTGAGCAGCCGTTCCCCAAGAAAGCCACGACCTACGTGGCCTTCAGCCACGACGGCAACGAGCTGCTCGTCAACCTGGGCTCCGAACAA GTGTACCTCTATGACATCAACTCCGCCCGACGTCCTATGCTGGTGGAGAGCTTCATCATCCAACACAACCACGGCGTGCGCGACCGACCGCGCAACGGGCACGCGCGCGCCGCCACGCCCCACGCCACGCCCCAAGCAGGCCCCGCGTCCGACCCGCCCATGCCGGACCGAGTCAAACATCTGAAAGAGCTG TATGCCCCACGCCCCGCAATGCCCCACGATCATGGTATTCGCGACCGCCCGCGCAACGGGCACGCGCGCGCCGCCACGCCCCACGCCACGCCCCAAGCAGGCCCCGCGTCCGACCCGCCCATGCCGGATCGAGTGAAACATCTGAAAGAGCTGGTAAGTTGCTTTATGACACTCAAGGCTAAAGATCAGGCCACGCCCCACGCCCCGAGTATGCCCCACGCCACGCCCCAAGCAGGCCCCGCGTCCGACCCGCCCATGCCGGACCGAGTCAAACATCTCAAAGAGCTG TATGCCCCACGCCCCGCAATGCCCCACGATCATGGTATTCGCGACCGCCCGCGCAACGGGCACGCGCGCGCCGCCACGCCCCACGCCACGCCCCAAGCAGGCCCCGCGTCCGACCCGCCCATGCCGGATCGAGTCAAACATCTGAAAGAGCTG TACGCCCCACGCACCTCAATGCCCCACAACCACGGCGTACGCGACCGTCCGCGCAACGGCCACGCGCGCGCCGCCACGCCCCACGCAACGCCCCAAGCAGGCCCCGCGTCCGACCCGCCCATGCCGGACCGAGTCAAACATCTCAAAGAGCTG TATGCCCCACGCCCCGCAATGCCCCACAACTACGGCGTGCGCGACCGCCCGCGCAACGGCCACGCGCGCGCCGCCACGCCCCACGCCACGCCCCAAGCAGGCCCCGCGTCCGACCCGCCCATGCCGGATCGAGTCAAACATCTGAAAGAGCTG GCGAACGATCACGTGAAGAATGCTGACTACGAGGCGGCCATTCAGCTGTACAACCGCGCCATAGCCGATTGCCCGCGCTGCGCCGTGCTGTATTCGAACCGCGCCGCCGCGCTCATGCGCCGAGGATG GTCGGGTGATATCTACGCAGCCATCCAGGATTGCTACCGCGCCATCAAGCTGGACCCCGGGCACGTGAAGTCTCACTTCCGACTCGCCAAGGGCCTCATGGACATGAAACGAGCGAGAGAGGCGCACGAATGCTTGCTCTATTTCAAG GACAAATTCCCCCGGCATTCTGGGAGCCACGCGGTGTTCCTTCTACAGAAGGATATCAATGTAGCCCTCGAAGGGATGGAACAGCCTCACCCGGATGAAG TTCCAGAAGCGAACACAAAGAACTCCGGCGAAACCGACGAGAGCCATAATACCAGCGTATTGGAGCGCCAGCTGCGAGCGTCTGCTTTGGACTACAGCCAGCGGTTCTTGGGCCATTGCAACACCACCACCGACATCAAGGAGGCCAGCTTCCTCGGGCCCAACGCAGAATATATTGCCGCCGG CTCCGACGACGGCTGCCTGTTCATCTGGTGCCGGCGCTCCGGCAACATCGTGCGGGTCCTACGCGGCGACGAGTCCATCGTCAACTGCGTCCAGCTGCACCCCGCCTGCTTCCTGCTCGCCACCAGCGGCATCGAGGCCGCGGTCCGCCTGTGGAGCCCGCAGCCAGAG GACGGGAACGAAGAGAGTCGTGTAGTGGAAGACACGCTGGGCGCGGCCTACGCCAACCAGCGCCGCATGCGGTCAGATCCCTTCGAGGCCATGCTGCTCAATATCTCCTTTGCTGGGAACCCCGACCGAGAGCTGCAGGCTCAAGCCTGCAGACCCTCATAG